GTGATTGAAGTACGTTGTAGAATAGAACCAATAGAACTATTAAATTTGAACTAAAGACAAATTAGGCATTGTTGATCGTACATATTGAGTATTGAGAATTTAACCATTTAGAATTCGAGTTTCAATGTTGTGAACACGAAAGGTGAAAAATGTGCCTACAAGTGCACTACTGGGCCCTGCCGGGCATCCGTGGGCGCCCATCTCTTAGTCAGGGTCGCCACCGATATTTCAGGCATCCGTTCATCCCAATAGGCGTAGTAGGTCTCGCCCCTCGGTCCCCGTGATCCCGACATTGTCTAACAAGTGACGGGCTTTTCAGTTAATCTCTTGCTTCAAACATTGAATTGCATAGGCAACCGGTGCTGCCTCACAAACTTCTACCTATATAAGAACAGATTGCCCCGCGATCACCGGCGACGTCTTTCCAGGTCAATCGTCTTCAAATTTCCGTCCCCGGTCATCGCCATGGCGGAGCGTATCTTGATGAACGAATTCAAGGCCCTTCTCAAAGAGAAGTGGGTTCACGTCcaggtatgttgtaggtgcTATTATGGAATGTCTTTGGCACTTTTACACTCGCGGTTTATTGACATTTTTTGTGCAGTTGCACGATGACGACATCTTCAACTGGGATGTCGCCCTGATTGTGATCAACCCCGACTCCATGTACTACGGCGGCTACTTCAAAGCCGCAATGACGTTCCCTACCAACTATCCCTATGCTCCACCAAGTATGACATCGTCCTCTCCTTCTTCGCACAATCGGTGTGACTAacaagatttttttttattgtCACAAGAGTTCCGCTTCCTGCAGCCCCTCCACCACCCGAACATCTACACCAACGGCAAATTATGCATCTCCATCCTTCACGCACCCGGTGAAGATGAAATGTCCGGCGAGCTTGCCTCGGAGCGCTGGTCTCCTGCCCAACGTGTCGAATCAGTTCTCATCTCCATCATCTCTCTGCTTGACGATGCCGAGCCCTCCTCCCCCGCGAACGTTGATGCTGCCGTCTTGTTTCGCAACAAACCAGAAGTCTACCGCCAGCTTGTTAAGGCCGATGTGGAGAAATCTAAGCTTGATATTCCTGCTGGCTTCGAGATGCCCACACATGATACCCCCGTCCGTGAGCCCGTGGAAAAGGAAGACCATGACTTCTGGGCTGATAGCGATGTCGACAGCGATGTGTTCGGTGGCAGTGACTCCGACAACGAACTCGACATGGACCAGTCCAGTGGCAGTGATGTagatgaggacgaggatgagtCGGCTGAGGTTGATTCCACCGAGACGAAGAAGGCGTAAGGCGTTAGACGGACTTTCACCGTCTTTTGTCTAAGGAGTTGCTGCATGATGAGGTGTCTCATATCCGCATGTCTAAGCATCTTCAGCATTCTCGGCGTACCCTTGCGATCTTTCATACGATAGGCGTTTAGCGGGGATCATTTTCAAGCATAATGGTTCTAATGGTTTTAATGACAACACATGCAATACCCTCACGTTGCACAGATATTTTAGCGAAATGCAGTCAAATTTTAACATTCATTCTTAGATTTCAATCAGAGGTTCAGCTGCTTTAGTCCTTCTTCCAAAACGTTGAGGTTCAGCTGAGCCATAAATCCTCCTGCACTTAAAGTGGACAAACCATCCCCAACTTTAAAAGCAGACGTGTGCATCCACGCATAGCTCCTATATCGGATCTGCAAAACCATCCCAAAACCACAGCCATGTCCATCTACCCCACTAAACCGAACCACAAACTCCTCATTTTGCAATGAAACAGCAACAAATTGCCAGTCCCGAGATGGCATACCCGACTGGATAGTCTCTCGATCCTACTCTAATCTCCCAGAAGAAACAATCCACGCCGCAGTACGGAGCTTCTACAACATAAACGGATAAATTGCCGGCGAAAGCAGACACATCGCAACAACCACAGCTCACAGCGTCCTATCCCCCTTCTCACGCCCACCCAACTCGCATCTCCTCGGCACGGATACCTCCACCGATGCCATGCACGCGGCACTCTTCAACGAAGTCGCCACTTGTGTCCACGACTACGATGACACCCACCCAGATACAATCATTCATCCAACGGGACCAATAGCATATGCGCTCCTCGCCATAGCCCGGCACTCTCGCGCCCCAGTTCCGGGGCCGAGTTCATAATCGCGCTGGTTGCCAGTATTGAAGCCGAGTATCAAAATCAACAGGGCCATATGGCCAGCGCACTACGATGTCAGGTGGTATGCCCCTCCTACGGTGGGGTCAATTGGCACTGCTATGGCTGTGGCGAAAGTTGCTCATGCGATTGGTCTTGCCGCTACGTAGGTTGCTGGGCTTCAGGGGATGCCAGGCCTTTCTAATCTTGCGCAGGTGGCGCAGAATGGGTTGCTTGCTGTTTGGCGTGCGCGGGACGGGGTTCCGAGTTCGGCTGAGATGCTTGAGGCAAAGAAAGGGCAGGCTAATATGGTGGGTTCGGGGGAGATAAGCTCGAGGAGGAGATTACGGGGCTTAGGGACAGTGGGCGGTGAGAAAATTGCGAGGAATGCTCTTAAGCCATTGCCTTGTGGGATTGTGGTTCATCCTGTTATTGATGGGTGTGTTTGGTTACATAGGTAGTTGGAGAGGATTGGGATTCATTTTAAGGGCGATGAAGGGGCTGCTGGGGATGTGCATCCACTTGATTTGGACTTGACAGGGAAACCGATGCCTATGGGTAGGCTGCATGTCAAGTTTAGTGTTTGTCATGGCGGTGCGGTTGGTTTGTTGTTAGGGAAGGATGCGGCGGCGCGGTTCGAGGATGATGTGGTATATGATAGACGGTCTGACGATTGACAGCTCGATTCAGGACAGTTCCTGACGAGAGGATGCGAACCGATGAGTGTCATCTTGTCATGAAAGTGAAGGAAGGGACCAGCATTGAGAAGTATCTTGCTTGGAGCACCCCATGACGAATGAACAGTTGACAACAAAGTTCGTTGACCAATTTGTTGGGATTCTGGGAATAGCGGACTGACAAAGCGATTCAGCGGTGTTGAGATTTGGAGGAACAGGCCAGCGTAGGTCGAATCAAGGACACATTGTAGAGCGTCACCGGATATACAGAATGAATGATTACATCTACTGGCTGCGGATTTAAATTGATTTTTTCTAGGATGCAATGTCCTGGAATTCATCGATTTGATATGTCAAAACGCATTCTAAATCAGTCCGAACTGATGATTGTAGACAAGTATGCTACGTGGAGCGTTGAAATAGCGAAATAGCGAAATAGCAAAGACAACTTGTGTATAGGAGTGTAGTGGCGGGATAGACCCGCAAATTCAAGTTGAACAAACCAAAAGACCGATGTAAAACCAAAAAATATGATATGCGCCTGCGTTAATCCATCCAGCCATATGCCCGAGTTGTTGGGATTGTTACTGACGGATCCCCAACAACCTTCTAATTTATGCAGAGACAGCATCCTTGATCTCGCTGTAGATAGCGCCGAGCTCCTTGTGGAAGGCCTTCTCCGCGTTATCGATGATGCTGCCAATGCGCTCATCAAGAGTGGGCTCCTTAGCCGCGACACCAGCCTTGTACCCACCTTCGGCAAGGATCTGGGTGTAATTGGTGGAACCGCCACCGTTCCAAGCCAGAAGCTGAGATAAGTTAGCTCACTGAATGTCATCTAGATAGGGAAAAAAACTTACGTTGGGTGTGTCGGAGGGAATGTCAGTAAGCGTGCCCTCAGTAGCGACGTTAATAAGAGCCGCCTTGAGCTGCTTAGGGGTGACATCGGCGACGGCATAGGCAGAGTCCTTGGCAGGTGCCAGGGAAACGTAGTAGGCCAACAAACCAGCGATGTGAGGAGAGGCCATGGAGGTGCCGGAAATGGTGTTGGTGGCATGCTCGCTACCAACCCAGGTAGAGAGGATGTTCAGACCAGGGGCGAAGATATCAGTGCATTTTCCGTAGTTGGAGAAGTAAGCACGTGCATCTGCTAGGGTGGAGGCGCCAACAGTgacggccttctcggcagcAGCGGGGGAGTAGTTGCAGGCGTCAGCGTTGTCATTTCCGGCAGCGACAGCGAAGTGAATACCGGCGTCAACAGCTGCATTCACAGCAAGATCCAAGGTGCGGgagctaccaccaccgagagaCATGTTGGCAACGCTACCCTTGAACTTCTTGTCGCCCTTCTTAGTCTTCTTGATGTGAGACAGGACCGCCCATTCAACACCCTTGACGACATCGGACATGGTACCCGAGCCATTAGAGCGAAGAACCTTGACAGCGTAGACGTTGGCCTTCTTGGCGACACCGAACTTCTTGCCGGCAATAGTACCAGAGCAGTGTGTTCCGTGACCGTTTCCATCCTCATCGGCATCACCCTGGGGAATGGTCTTGCCCCATGAAGCACGGCCCTCGAAGTCAACGTGCTTGGTGTTGGTGCCAGTATCAATGACGTAGGCATCGACACCCTCACCACCCTCCTCGGCGTACAAATACTTGTTAAAGTTGCCGAAGGAGAGACTTTCACGGTGAGAGATGCGGGCAAGACCCCAGGGGGCATTCTTCTCAATAGTACCATCGGTCATAGTACGAACCTCAGAGTCCTTCTCGATGTAATCAACCTGTTTTGAATCACATTAGCCACCGACCTCGAGAACTTACGCAACGAGGGAGTTGGATTACTCACATCAGGATGACGACGGATTTGCTCGATGACATCCTCGTGGAAATGACCAGCATATCCTATGAGCGATCCATCAATTTGGAATGTGTGCTTCAGGCCCGTAAAAGCCTCAAAGTCAAAGCCGAACAGGGAGCGCTTCTTCAACTCCATCCGACCGGTATGAGCGGTATGCACCTCCTGCAACCAGCTCTGGTGGGCGGACGCAGAGCTCTCATCAACATGCTTCTTGAATACAACGATATAGGAATCCGGAATTTCTTGTGAGGTCatggaggagaggagaggagcTGCCTCATTGTGGATGGAGCCAACTGACACGGGTGAGGCAACTGCCAACAACGGGAGCACTGTTAGGCTGAGGAAGCCTTTCATGCTGGGCAAAGTGGAAGGTTAAACACGAAGAAGCAGTGAAGTAAACGATAAATGTAGGTTGATTGTAGGTTGTAAAGGATGAACGAAGGATAGGTTGGATGGAGAGGAGAAGGGGGAAGATGAGGAGAAAGGCAGCTTATCTAGGGAGGAGCCGGGGGATCGATGATGCAAGCAGGCATTACATACGGTTACGCCGGCGGATGACCTGTCGATGTCGATCTAGTGGAGAACTGTTTGAGAATGGGGTACCCGATACAGTATGGTATGGTCACCTTGGTCTTGGAAACCCCAAACACACTCAGCATCCACTTGACTATGGTATATCAGATGAGGTATGGATGATATAAGTTGCTTGAATATCTCCCGGGACGAACAGTTTGTCAAAAATAACTAAAGTACCTATAGCAAGGTGGTGCAGGTGGTCGGTCACCATCCCCCGGGTACCTGGCAGTCTCATCTTGCAATAGGTGATAAGCAACCCCCTCGCACGGCCCAGATTCTCCAAGGCAACTCATCCTCCGAAGTCGCGTGCTTTGTACTCGGGTGACTCAGGAGTTAGACCAGTCCCCCTTGTCTTGGACAAGTGTGCCATTTTTGGATGTAACTTTTGCCAATCTGCGGAGAAGCCCATCACATCATAGGACAATCACAGGATCACTTCCAAGCTTCTCCACATCGCTTAGAGCAGCGTCTTATCGCTTATCTTGCCCTATCAGTTATCGCTCGTAATTTTGAAGTTTACTGTTCTTACAATACAACAACAGGGCTGTGTGCATTGTCCAGCCCCTTCGCTCAAAGAACAACTCAGTCACCTGACATCCAACTTTCCCCTTCCCCCGATAGCGGATGACAGAGGCGGCTGAACATTTGAAATGGGGTTCTGCGGATGACGAGTTCTACAAATTCCCCTAACCGCTAGGCTTCCTATCTTGGCACTAGCACTGTCACACACCAATGCAGACCGTTGTACCCGCTATTGAACATTCACAGTCTCTGATGGTCAGACGCCATCGGAGCGGACGTGGATAAGATTTGGCTATGGCTCCGCCGGCTCCCCTCCAccctccctccccctccGGATCGACCGAACGATTGGCCGAAGAGCTAGCCCCAACCATTGGCCAGCTCAAGAGCATCGGTGCAGGCACCACGATCACTCTGTCCCAGGCTCAGTCGACGACCGAATCTCTTCTCCGCCTACGCCATACCTTCATAGATGATGCACGTCCACGCACTGCCAAAGATGCATTCCGACATCTCCAGGGCTTTCAAACGCTACTGGCGTTGGCAGACCGGGTAGCCGAACTCTACGATCCGGTGCACAAATCCacagaggaaagaaaaagccTATTGGGCATTTTTAAAGATGTCCTCGGTGTGTTGGCAGAGGGCCTGAAGGATCATTTTGGCAACAAGCGATATTTTTCTCGAAAGATAGTAGGGGGAGGCATTTCTGCACTGGAGCGAAGTTTGACTGCGCTGGTCAAGAATATAGACACCACTGAGGGTGACGCGCAACATCTCTATGGCGCTATTTTGGCCGCAGCTTTGTGCCAGGAGACAGTGTCGGGTATTTTTGTAACACTCAGCACCAAGTTTCCCCATAATAAGGGCTCTCTGTCCCCAAAAGACGTCCAGGATGCCGTGGATCATTGCATTGGATCAGCTGAGACAGTGGAAGTGCCGGAACTACTTGGACCATTCCTCCGTGTGTGGTTGATTCACTCCTCTTTGTCATCTGGATATGACTTGTTACGCCTCGCCTTGCCCGCATGTCTCTGTCAATTGGCCTCGCAGTCTCGGAGGAACGTCGTAGCCTTGCATGCCACTGGTATGCTCACTTCAATTCTACCTCTCTCATTCGATGGTGCACGGTCAGACAGGGAAAAAACAATTTACCAAGATCTCGCCCAATCTCTCAGCGTCCAGGGAATGAGTAGCTTGGATGATGCTGTCGCCTTATACCGCGGAGCGCATGAGAACCCGCAAGTTCTAAAAGGCCTATTGTCTGCTCTAAAATCCTCCAAGGAACCTCCGTTAATACAGTTCGATATGTCCCGCCATGGGTATTGTTCAGTCGAGTTTGCAACACTCGGTCGACCATTCCCTCCTATCAACTCCTCCGGCTACACTCTTGCAGTATGGGCTCGTTTCGACGAGTTCGATTCCAACACGCATACTACTATATTTGGAGCATTCGATGCAAGCCAAACATGTTTCATTCTTGCCTACCTCGAAAAGGATACGCGAAACTTCATCCTTCAAACTTCCATTCGAGGTTCCCGTCCTAGTGTTCGGTTCAAGTCGGCAAAATTCGAGCTAAATCGCTGGTACCATATTTGTGTTGTTCAAAAGAGACCGAAGCCAATGTCTTCTTCCCGCGCATCTCTTTTCATAGACGGCGAGTTTGTGGAACAACTGAAGATCGAATACCCATCCGTTCCTATAGGCCAATATCCAAGCAAACCATTTCGCGTGCAGGCGTTCTTTGGCACCCCTCAAGACCTGGCAATGCGTCTAGGAAAAGACGTGTCCACTTCCCGATGGTCTCTTGCGAATGGAATCCTTTTTGATGAGGCTTATAGCGACGACATGGTAGCTGTTTTCTACAACCTTGGGCCTCGGTATTATGGGAATTTCCAGGATTGCTTAGGCTCTTTTCAGACTTACAAGGCCTCTGCGACTCTTAACCTGCGGAACGAACATCTTCACCCAGGTAAAGAGGAAGCCTCGGACATTGTCACTGCCATCCGTAAACGAGCGAGTACATTGATTCGTGAAAGCTCGATTTTGATCAATGTCTCATCTGTTGTCGTTCTTGATGACGATGATAGTAACAATGTTGACGAATCACAGTTGATAAAATGTCTCTCGCGGCAAGCTGCCAAGAGTCTGCAACAGCTAACAAAGTCGGGCGGCAATGCCATCGCTGTCAACGGCGCCACTCCGGCTATTAATGACAGCTTAACACAGCCTCAAGGGGTCGGCATCCTGACAGGCGATCCCGTAGTTGCTGTTCCTAGGGCGATGGATGATGCTAGTTGGTGTCTAGGTGGCTGCGCCGCGGTTCATCTAAGCTTGATCAAGGCGGCCAGGACTGCGGAAAGCACTCGAATGGCTGTGGAAGCTCTCTACGAAGCAGTGCAGGACAACTGGAGAAACAGTGAGGCCATGGAAAGAGAGAATGGCTATGGTATTCTTGCTGCCTTATTGCGGGAAAAACTTGGGTTCTACATGGGAAATTCCCCAACCGCGTTCAAAATCCCGGTAGTTAGCACTGACCCCGAGGAGCTGGCTTCCTTGATGCTTGATCTCCTACGTTTGACTCTCGGATTTGTTGGCTATGACTTTGAAACCCCCACTCACTCCATCATCACGAACCCCCTCGCGTACCGTGTTCTGCTCGTGGACATGGACTTCTGGCGGCTCGGAGAATCTCAGGTGATTGGATTGTACTACTCTCAATTCCGGACGTTTGCCGCCGACAGCAACTATCGCCGATTCAACGCCAGGCGTCTTGGTCGTATGCGTGAGTGTGCTTCCTCATGACAATACCATTCTCATCATTCGGGCTGACCATATCAGGTGTCAGCAAAAAGCTACTGGAAACTTTGAAGGGGGGAGAGCTGACCGTAGAGTCTCTCCAGCCTTGCTTATCGGCATTCCGCTCGTTGATGGAGAGCAGTCCTTCTCCCGATCTTCTTCGATCACTATCTTTGTCCATCACGTATGCACTGCATAAGCCAAAGACTCAAACAAATCTCCAGAGAAAAAGGAGCATTCGTTATGTGGCCATGTCGCCTCGACCTGCGTCTGC
Above is a window of Penicillium digitatum chromosome 2, complete sequence DNA encoding:
- a CDS encoding Vacuolar serine protease, with translation MKGFLSLTVLPLLAVASPVSVGSIHNEAAPLLSSMTSQEIPDSYIVVFKKHVDESSASAHQSWLQEVHTAHTGRMELKKRSLFGFDFEAFTGLKHTFQIDGSLIGYAGHFHEDVIEQIRRHPDVDYIEKDSEVRTMTDGTIEKNAPWGLARISHRESLSFGNFNKYLYAEEGGEGVDAYVIDTGTNTKHVDFEGRASWGKTIPQGDADEDGNGHGTHCSGTIAGKKFGVAKKANVYAVKVLRSNGSGTMSDVVKGVEWAVLSHIKKTKKGDKKFKGSVANMSLGGGSSRTLDLAVNAAVDAGIHFAVAAGNDNADACNYSPAAAEKAVTVGASTLADARAYFSNYGKCTDIFAPGLNILSTWVGSEHATNTISGTSMASPHIAGLLAYYVSLAPAKDSAYAVADVTPKQLKAALINVATEGTLTDIPSDTPNLLAWNGGGSTNYTQILAEGGYKAGVAAKEPTLDERIGSIIDNAEKAFHKELGAIYSEIKDAVSA
- a CDS encoding Ubiquitin carrier protein translates to MAERILMNEFKALLKEKWVHVQLHDDDIFNWDVALIVINPDSMYYGGYFKAAMTFPTNYPYAPPKFRFLQPLHHPNIYTNGKLCISILHAPGEDEMSGELASERWSPAQRVESVLISIISLLDDAEPSSPANVDAAVLFRNKPEVYRQLVKADVEKSKLDIPAGFEMPTHDTPVREPVEKEDHDFWADSDVDSDVFGGSDSDNELDMDQSSGSDVDEDEDESAEVDSTETKKA